The following is a genomic window from Mus pahari chromosome 1, PAHARI_EIJ_v1.1, whole genome shotgun sequence.
CAAAGTGAGCTCACTTTCTCCCTTGCAATTACTGTGGTTCCCTTTCCCCCTAGTAGAACATGTGGGACTGTGGGCCATGGTGAAAGTGTAGAGAGATACACTCCTTGGGGAGAGGTCCCAGCTGAGGGTGTTGGCTCTGTTCAATCCTTACTCAAAATTTAGAGGAAGTGGCATGTAGTCCTTTGATTTTAGTATCTTGGGAATGATTACAACCATAGTAGTGTTAAAAgtcattaatttaatttttttcctgtcactTTGGTTCAGAATGAAGTCACAGCTCGTTCTCGAATTGCACGAACACTAGGCCTCCGCAGGCCTGTCCGTGGCACCAGCATGCCATCAGTGTACAAGCCCGTGGACCCCTCTCTTGGGCTGATGAGGGCAGATATTGGAGCAGCTTCTCTGTCACTGTTTGGAGATCCCTATGAGCTGGACCCTTTTGACAGGTAATTGCAGTGCTGACTCTCCCAGTGTCCCAGCTCATCCTCTGAGGTGGTTAGGCTGCATGTGGCACCATGTTGGGGTCACAGGTCTGCTCTGTCAGTGTCCCCTTGCCATGTGTCCCCTCCAGCAATGAAGAACAGTCTGCAGATCTGCCTTCCCCTCTGAGTGCCAAGAGGAGAGTGCTGTCCCGCTCAGCTCTGCAGTCTCACCAGCCTGTGGCCAGACCTGTCGCCATGGGGCTCTCTAGGTATGTGGGCAGCAGGGCCATCTGGGGTGGTGAGAGCACTGGGCTAAATCACTTATCCTTTCCATATGGCCCTTGGTGATGTGGCTGAGCTGCTACTCTTGGTGCGATGTGCTTAAGTTGAGGTTGGCTTGAGTGCTAAGTCAAAGCTAATTGTCTCAGGATCAAGTAGTCAAGTAGCACATCTACTAGCCATACTGGCCTTAGTCTCTAAAAGGGAAAGGGTCCTTGGGTGAGGCAGCAGTCCTGGTCTACAGTGTCTAACAGGTAGAGGTAACTTCACTGCCAGCTCATGCCTAGTGGTAGAGTAGGGCTTACATGTGTTATAGGTGATCTCTCCACACGCTTGATCCCCATGATACGGCTCATGGCTGGGAATACAGAGGAACCAAGCTAGCAGAACCACTCTCTGGTCTGTCTATAGGAGGCAGCTTCCTTCTGTGGCCCCAGAGCCCAGTGTGGAGGAGGCCCCCGTTCCTGACCTGTTGGGAAGCATCCTGTCTGGCCAGAGCCTCCTGATGATGAGCAGTGCTGATGTTGTCATACACCGGGATGGCTCTCTCAGCGCCAAGAGGGCAGGTGAGCACCCATGGGGTTGCTGTCCTTCCTCATGGACTTGGGAATGTAAACTCACAGTCCTAGAAACAGATGAGTAGGAGGGGTTCTCAGACTTTGCCCTGAATTGGGGGCAACATTGCTAAGAACATAACCAGTATCAGTCCCGTCAGGGTCTTCCAGGGCCTGCATAGGTAAGTGAGTGTGCCAAGGCCTGCATAGGTAAGTGAGTGTGCCAAGGCCTGCATAGGTAAGTGAGTATGCCAAGGCCTGCATAGGTGAGTGAGTGTGCCAAGGCCTGCATAGGTAAGTGAGTATGCCAAGGCCTGCATAGGTGAGTGAGTGTGCCAAGGCCTGCATAGGTGAGTGTGCCAAGGCCTGCATAGGTGAGTGAGTGTGCCAAGGCCTGCATNTGAGTGTGCCAAGGCCTGCATAGGTGAGTGAGTGTGCCAAGGCCTGCATAGGTGAGTGAGTGTGCCAAGGCCTGCATAGGTGAGTGAGTGTGCCATCTCTGGGGCAGTTCAGGTGCTTAGTGCACAGTGCCCCATGAACCATCATGGTCGAGGGTGGACAGTGCCTCCATCTGCAGCTTCTTGTCTGTCACACTGGATGGGACACATTTGAACCATGGTCAtgtttgaaaagagaaagaacatgccAGGGGGGCATTTATAGTATCACAGGCAGGCAGTGGGACAGCTGACCTGTAACATTGCTGTTGTGCTGTGGAGGGACTACTAGTGTCCACTCTAGAAACAGAGTAGTTTAAGGGTCTGTTCTGACCACACTTCACATGTCATTGAACTCGTTACAGGAGGTGGGAAGGGTTGCTATCTGACTTCTGTTTTCTAGCTCCTGTTTCTCTTCAGCGAAGTTCTGTGACTCAATCCAGAGAAGAGTCCAGGCTCAGAGACAACCCGCAGCCTGGGACACTACCCTCAGAGAGCGCATCTGGTGGACTCCTGGGAGACAGacaaccaaactcagggctgagcTGTGGGGATAGAACAGCTCTGCGCTGTCTCCCTGCCCGCATAGTGCAGACACCTGTGAGGTCAGACCCCTTACTGACCCCTCGCTCAGGTCTGTCTGGGACCCTTTCAGATGCGAACAGGCCCAGCCGGACACACAGCAGCAGCCCCCGACTCAATGGCTCCAATGTACGGGTTGGTTCTGCCTCAGCTAAGATCGTGACTCATTCTAGCTTTCCATCTAAAAATACAGCTTCTGGGCTTCCTCCAAGAACAGGGCCCAGGAGACCTGATTTCTCCAAGCTACCCAGGATACCAAAGCTTCATAGGGATGGCAGTAATAGCACGCAGGACCAGGCCCCAGCCAGCAGGCAGATTGTCGAGCTCCCTAGCACTTGCATCAGCCGCCTGACTGGCAGGGAAGGCCCTGGGCAGCCAGGACGAGTTGACAATGAGCCCAGCAGCAGGGGTCCCCAGGAGACTGGCTCACACACAAGTGGTTCTCGACCTCCTGCGCCCAGCTCCCATGGTAGTCTAGCCCCTCTAGGGCCCTCAAGAGGAAAGGGTATTGGGTCTAGCTTTGAAAGTTTCAGGATCAACATCCCTGGGAACACTGCACATTGTAGCCAGCTGTCTAGCCCTGGTTTCTGTAACACATTCCGGCCAGTAGATAGCAAGGTGCAGAGGAAGGAGAACCCTTCACCCCTCTTCTCCATCAAGAAGCCGAAACAACTCAAAAGTGAAATCTATGACCCATTTGACCCCACTGGCTCGGACTCTAGCCCCCCTAGCAGCAGCCCAGAGAGTCTTGGTCCAGGCCTCCTGCCCTCTGAGATCACAAGAACTATCTCCATCAACAGCCCAAAGGCCCCAGCCTTCCAGACTGTGCGCTGCGTTACCTCCTACAGGGTAGAAAGCATCTTTGAGACTGAGATGGGACCCGAGCCCCAACCCCCTAGTGAGCCTGTATCTGGCATACTTGGCAAGGGACCTGCTGAGGGAACCTCTGATTTGGAGCAAGAGGGACTAGGGGAAATAGATCCTACAGAGATTCAGGGCTCCACAGCCCGAACACAGAGGCCATCCCCACCAGACCCTTGGGATGATGAGGATGAAGTGTCCTGTACTCCCTTCTTTGGCTCTGAGGAACGGACAGTGACATGTGTGACTGTTGAGGAGCCAGGTGTTCCACCAAGCCTAGATGCTCCACAGATAACCACCCACAGAATTGTGGAGTTCAGGGCCTCATCCCGTTCCCGCTCCACCTCCAGCTCCCGAAGTAGGAAGAaaacgaagaagaagaaaaaaaaggttgCCAGAGAGCACCAGAGGACACGCTCCAGCACTCGTTCTGGCTCCAGGGACAGGACTTCACGCTCAGTATCTCCAGTTGCTGAGGAACACACCAAGAGGCACAGAGCCAAGACTAAGAGCCGGAGGTCTTCCAGTGACCGCGCCAGCAGCCAGGACAgagcaaagaggaggaaggacagagatgacagagacagggagcatAGGCGGGGTTCCTGGGGTCATGGCAGGTGCTGGAGGAAGTCCAGGTCTCGCTCAGGGAGTCCTGGCAGTTCTTCCTGTGAGTACCATGAGAGTAGAAGACGGAAGAGGCGGCATTCGGGGTCCAGGTCTCGTGGCAGGGACTGCTCACCACACAGCAGTCTGGAGAGGGACCGGAGACACAAACATCGGGAGAGGAGCCGAGAGCGAATGGACAAGAAGGAGAGTGTGACCCGGTCccgggagaggaggaggtggcgATCTCGGTCGCCTAGCTTGGAGCATAGGCCACGAAGGCCACATTCCCGTGAGAAGCGTCCCCATTCCCCAGAGAAAAAGGGGCCTGTGAGGGAGGTTTCCCCAGTCCCTGCTACACAGGAGGAGTCAAGGCAGGATGTAGACCACTCTGCCAAGCCTCCAGTTTCAGAAGTAAGTGTCCTGCCAGAGGTAGTAAGTGTCCTGCCAGAGGTGGTTGTGGCTGACCTGAACCCTCCAGAAGTCCCTCCTGTCCTGACAGAACCAGTTGCATGTGTGCCTGAGGACCTGGACTATGGTGATTCTGTGGAGGCAGGCCATGTCTTTGAGGATTTTTCAAATGAAGCTATCTTCATCCAGCTCGATGACATGAGCTCACCTCCTTCTCCTGAGAGTACAGACTCCTCCCCTGAGAGAGACTTCCCACCAAATCCCATATTGCCTCCAGCCAGCCTTCCACAAGATAGTACTTTACCTACCATCCAAAGGGAGGTGTTACCGATTCACAGTGAAGATATCTCAAAGCCTGTACCCCAGGCATTGGCCCCGTCAGACCAGAGTCTGCTCAGGCAAGACACTGTAGAGACCACCACTACAACTCCCAGCGCCCCAGCTGTGATGCCCATGACAAAGGACGGTCCGGTGCTGAGTGCGAGTGGATGGGAAGCAGTCAGGCCCAGGGATGCTATGGCCCAGGCCCCACTGCTACGATCCCGCACCCTGGTGAAGAGAGTCACCTGGAACCTGCAGGAAGCAGAGCGCAGCCCCCCAGCCCTGGACAGAGATCCAAGTGAGTTTGTCCTGCCCCTGGCTGGGACCCTGGTGGTGGTTGTCCTTGTGGGTCAGGGGTGTAGAGCAGGCATGAGGCAGAGGGGCAGCCTCCCTAAGAGCCTCTCCTGACAATTTTGGGGCCCCTAACCAAGTACAGCTTCTAATAGACACATCTGCAGCCTGGCCTTGGTCCCCACTGCTGTTCTCTGAAAATGTTTTGGCCAGGGTTGACCACAAGGCATCCACACTCCCTGTCTGTTGGGTCCTCAGGGACACCACTTCAGAGGCCCCAGAGGCCCCAGGAAGGAGACTGGGATGCAGAGGACAGGGCCCTCATAGGATTTCAGCAGGCACCATTCTCCGAGCTGCCCCCTCCCATCCACGTGCTCCAGGAGTCTGGGTTACCTGATGCAGATCCCTCTCAGGTGGGTGCTGGGCTAGAGGGACATGGTCCTTGTGCTGGGCTTTTTGGGCTGCCCTGCCCAGGGCTTAGACCTCATGGTGCTACTTCCTTTCTATACAGCCCCCTGGTGCTCCCAGGGCAGAAGGGCTGCCAGCTGTTGGGACTCTACACTCAGCAGGGGGTATTCTTGCCCAGGTTTACAGCCCCAACATGCCACCACCCTTGGCTCAGCCCTCAAGCATCCTGCCCTATGCACTGGTCAGCCAGCCCTCAGTCCAGTTGATACTGCAGGGGACCCTTCCCCTAGCAGGCTGCGGTACAGCACAGAGCCTGGCACCAGTGCCCACAATACCAGCTACAGTCTCAGAGCTAGCTGTTCCAACCACCAACAACTCAGAAGAAGGGACTGCTACTCCCAAAACACCTGCTGAGAAGACCAAAAAGGAGGAGGTGAGTGATGCTGCCTGTCCTTCTACAGCCCCTGTCTTATTTGGGCCTGATTTTAGGTATAGTATCCAGGCCTGTGGACTTGGTCAGGGTGGTAAGAGAGCAGCCAGCCCATTGTCTTTAGTGTTCTTTGGCAAATGAATATCCCAGaactcctggcttctcaccaATGGGCCCACAGGTCAGTTTTGGCCATCTTGCCACAGGGTCACACATGTCCTCCTCACTCCTAGTACATGAAGAAGCTGCACATGCAAGAACGGGCTGTGGAGGAGGTGAAGCTGGCCATTAAACCCTTCTACCAGAAGAGAGAAGTGACCAAGGAGGAGTACAAGGACATACTGCGCAAAGCAGTGCAGAAGGTAGGCTGCAGGCAGACACACATGCCTTTTTGGCAACTCTGAGGTTGCAAGTGACACATTGTGACATGGAATAGCTAAATCTGTATGTGTCAGATAGCTGCCATTTCTAGTTTGCATGGACTCCTGGGTCTGTAAGTATGAAGTCAGCCAGCTACTACAAAGTGCCTCTCAGACAATGctcattaaaactaaaataatagatGAGGAATTTCAGATGTCCTCAATCCACCCAATTTCTTTGGATCTTTGGAGGAACTAAGTCTCTGAGAGATGGGAAGGTTTTTCTATAGGAACAAGTTCTAGCTTTTTTCTGACCTCTGACACAGGAAGACAAACCTTAGCAGCTCTGTGACGtgtaattacagatgtgtgtgtggggcGGGCATACAAGCTCCCTTAACAAGACCAAAGGCACTACTTGAGATGGTCAGGACAAGGAAGCCTGGTTGAGTTGATCTTTGTGACAGGTCGAGAGAGCACTCAGAATCATGTGTTCTTCCTTCAGATCTGCCACAGCAAGAGTGGCGAAATCAACCCTGTAAAGGTGGCCAACCTGGTGAAGGCCTATGTGGACAAATACAGGCATATGCGCAGGCACAAGAAGACTGAAGGTGGAGAGGAGCCACCCACTCAGGGTGCTGAGACCTGAGGCTAGCCACTGTCTGGGGAGGCATCCCCAGCGGGAAAGAAATGGGGCTGCCAGCACTCCTGCCTCTGAGGTTCTCATGATACCTGTCTGCACCTGTCTTGCTTATAATTGAAAACTGgactttttatatgtatattatagatACATTGTTTCCATTGTGTTTTAATTTATCAAAAATGGCTTATGTTTAGAAACTTTTCTATGGACTGGTGCTTAGAAGGTGAAGTGTTTTTGGTTTCAGAAAgcctgatggctcagtgggaagcgTCTGTATCTGCTACACAGCCAGCTGCCAGCATTCCCGCAGGATGGTCATGCAGGACAGTCTCTGCTTAGCAGCTCTCTTCCTCTAGTTGCTTTGTGCTCCTGTCAGGAGACCGGACACAGTGCTGTGGGTCTCAGAGGCTTAGGCACACACAGGCCCCACCTTCCCAAGTATACCTGGCACCGGGAGTGTGTTCCCGATTCCTGTCTTAAGAGTGTTTGTACCCAGTAAGAGCTCTGCTAACCAGCTCTTGATTGTGAAAGTGAGTGCTGCAAAGGAGGCCTGGTGTGTAGGGACTGGGGGTCACCTTCTTTCAAGGGACTCCACGAGGTCCACTAGAGATAATATACAGCAAGGAGTAGACCTGACCCAGGGTAGCACtgattctgaaatatttattggGAGCTGGGGTTCAGAATCAAGGCCACTGACCCAGGTCCATGAGGAAGTGTTCGATGTCTTCGTAGAGACTATTGGTGCTAGACAAGCACAGGCCGAGACTGCTGCTGTCCAGGGAGGACGCACCCTCACGCTGTACGCCCTCTAGGTATGCCTTGCatacccatggttccagctgcggAAAGGACACGTGTTAGGGCTCTTACCCAGCAGCCCATACCTTCCCTTGGCCCACCCGGGCTCTACCTTCACCAGGATCAGGCTCTTCTCCTTGGGCCTCCCTGCTGACAAGTCTTGCCCAAAACCCAGGTAGATGGTGTAGTGTGGTGATCCTTGCCTCCTCCGAGCCTGGAACTCCTCCAGTTCTGTTAAGGAGATAGCTCTGGTGAGCAGGTTAAGAAAGACTCCAGGCCCCAGAGGACAGCACCCCAGCCAGAGACACCTCACTGACCTCGGAAGAAAGTGCTGAAGTCAAAGATGGGGGTGTGGCAGTTGCGCTCCagcagctggggtggggtggaggggtcGGTAGTGCCCATAGGGCTGCCCACCTCCCAGTACACCTTGCACTTGCCCATACGCAGGGCCCACAGTGATGGTCCCCGGAGCTCCAGCTGAAGGCCGGGAGACACATGCTGTAGAAGAGTCTCTGTGTAGTGCAGCTGCTTCTGATCTGGGAGCTCAGCGGGGCTGGGGAAAATCACCGGCTGGGGCTCTGAAGTTCTTACTGCTGGGGCCATCGGGTTATACAGGAACACGCATCTGGGGTGCCCCACCATTGCCTGTAGCACTGTGCGGCCCTTGTACATGATGGTCACATCCAGGAACCCAAGGTTGTGCTCTGTGTATAGACCAAGCTGTGAGTGGTAGGTTTGGGTGGAGCCTTTTGTCCCATGCCCCCTGCCAAGGACCCATTCACCTCCCACTGAGGTGCAGGTATGAGGGGTCAGTGGGGCAGTTTTCTGCCTGGGAGGCTAGGTGTGTAGTAGGAAGAGCCAGGCTAGCGCCTCAGCCCTAACCCACAGGAGCCTCACCCATCTTGAGAGCTGGCTGTTGAagcctggggctggggacagCTTCCACCTGCCATGCTGCATAGGGTTCCTCGGAAACATGTTCTTGCTCCTGGCCTGAGGGCAAATTGGAGCTGCCTGTCCATCTTACCCCAGCTTCCCACCCCTGTCATTTTAGCATTCTTATCTTTTCTCCTCCCAGCAAGGACTCTGTTGTCCTCCCTCTTACAGCCTTGGGCAGATGGGGGTTCTCTAGCTTAGCTCCAGCTCTGTAACAGTTGCTGTCTCTCACCAGGAGCCTGTGGTGGGACGGAGTCTGCCCCAGACTCAGATTCCAGGATGTGGCTGTACTGCAGAACCTGAAGCAAGAGGTCCCCAGCATCACTAGAAAGCAGAGGGCTTGGGGTTTGGAGCCCAGCATTTCCTC
Proteins encoded in this region:
- the Phrf1 gene encoding PHD and RING finger domain-containing protein 1 isoform X7, with the translated sequence MDDDNLNELVAHSPGPDGPPQVGSSELASDAGSEDSEDGVEMATAAGETQGKLEAISAPNSDDDAESCPICLNAFRDQAVGTPETCAHYFCLDCIIEWSRNANSCPVDRTVFKCICIRAQFNGKILKKIPVENTRACEAEEEDPTFCEVCGRSDREDRLLLCDGCDAGYHMECLDPPLQEVPVDEWFCPECAVPGVDPTHDAAPVSDEEVSLLLADVVPTTSRLRPRVGRTRAIARTRQSERVRATVNRNRISSARRVQHVPRYLMSSLLDETIEAVATGLSTAVYQRPLTPRVPAKRKRKAGRRKKVLGRRKTRSRSSVKSKNGSTRTKKRQHRVRKTKGRKLKNEVTARSRIARTLGLRRPVRGTSMPSVYKPVDPSLGLMRADIGAASLSLFGDPYELDPFDSNEEQSADLPSPLSAKRRVLSRSALQSHQPVARPVAMGLSRRQLPSVAPEPSVEEAPVPDLLGSILSGQSLLMMSSADVVIHRDGSLSAKRAAPVSLQRSSVTQSREESRLRDNPQPGTLPSESASGGLLGDRQPNSGLSCGDRTALRCLPARIVQTPVRSDPLLTPRSGLSGTLSDANRPSRTHSSSPRLNGSNVRVGSASAKIVTHSSFPSKNTASGLPPRTGPRRPDFSKLPRIPKLHRDGSNSTQDQAPASRQIVELPSTCISRLTGREGPGQPGRVDNEPSSRGPQETGSHTSGSRPPAPSSHGSLAPLGPSRGKGIGSSFESFRINIPGNTAHCSQLSSPGFCNTFRPVDSKVQRKENPSPLFSIKKPKQLKSEIYDPFDPTGSDSSPPSSSPESLGPGLLPSEITRTISINSPKAPAFQTVRCVTSYRVESIFETEMGPEPQPPSEPVSGILGKGPAEGTSDLEQEGLGEIDPTEIQGSTARTQRPSPPDPWDDEDEVSCTPFFGSEERTVTCVTVEEPGVPPSLDAPQITTHRIVEFRASSRSRSTSSSRSRKKTKKKKKKVAREHQRTRSSTRSGSRDRTSRSVSPVAEEHTKRHRAKTKSRRSSSDRASSQDRAKRRKDRDDRDREHRRGSWGHGRCWRKSRSRSGSPGSSSCEYHESRRRKRRHSGSRSRGRDCSPHSSLERDRRHKHRERSRERMDKKESVTRSRERRRWRSRSPSLEHRPRRPHSREKRPHSPEKKGPVREVSPVPATQEESRQDVDHSAKPPVSEVSVLPEVVSVLPEVVVADLNPPEVPPVLTEPVACVPEDLDYGDSVEAGHVFEDFSNEAIFIQLDDMSSPPSPESTDSSPERDFPPNPILPPASLPQDSTLPTIQREVLPIHSEDISKPVPQALAPSDQSLLRQDTVETTTTTPSAPAVMPMTKDGPVLSASGWEAVRPRDAMAQAPLLRSRTLVKRVTWNLQEAERSPPALDRDPRLTTRHPHSLSVGSSGTPLQRPQRPQEGDWDAEDRALIGFQQAPFSELPPPIHVLQESGLPDADPSQPPGAPRAEGLPAVGTLHSAGGILAQVYSPNMPPPLAQPSSILPYALVSQPSVQLILQGTLPLAGCGTAQSLAPVPTIPATVSELAVPTTNNSEEGTATPKTPAEKTKKEEYMKKLHMQERAVEEVKLAIKPFYQKREVTKEEYKDILRKAVQKICHSKSGEINPVKVANLVKAYVDKYRHMRRHKKTEGGEEPPTQGAET
- the Phrf1 gene encoding PHD and RING finger domain-containing protein 1 isoform X1, with the translated sequence MDDDNLNELVAHSPGPDGPPQVGSSELASDAEESSNGQSGVSEDDTGSEQDDDTDGEETEGLSEEEDPEDRSGSEDSEDGVEMATAAGETQGKLEAISAPNSDDDAESCPICLNAFRDQAVGTPETCAHYFCLDCIIEWSRNANSCPVDRTVFKCICIRAQFNGKILKKIPVENTRACEAEEEDPTFCEVCGRSDREDRLLLCDGCDAGYHMECLDPPLQEVPVDEWFCPECAVPGVDPTHDAAPVSDEEVSLLLADVVPTTSRLRPRVGRTRAIARTRQSERVRATVNRNRISSARRVQHVPRYLMSSLLDETIEAVATGLSTAVYQRPLTPRVPAKRKRKAGRRKKVLGRRKTRSRSSVKSKNGSTRTKKRQHRVRKTKGRKLKNEVTARSRIARTLGLRRPVRGTSMPSVYKPVDPSLGLMRADIGAASLSLFGDPYELDPFDSNEEQSADLPSPLSAKRRVLSRSALQSHQPVARPVAMGLSRRQLPSVAPEPSVEEAPVPDLLGSILSGQSLLMMSSADVVIHRDGSLSAKRAAPVSLQRSSVTQSREESRLRDNPQPGTLPSESASGGLLGDRQPNSGLSCGDRTALRCLPARIVQTPVRSDPLLTPRSGLSGTLSDANRPSRTHSSSPRLNGSNVRVGSASAKIVTHSSFPSKNTASGLPPRTGPRRPDFSKLPRIPKLHRDGSNSTQDQAPASRQIVELPSTCISRLTGREGPGQPGRVDNEPSSRGPQETGSHTSGSRPPAPSSHGSLAPLGPSRGKGIGSSFESFRINIPGNTAHCSQLSSPGFCNTFRPVDSKVQRKENPSPLFSIKKPKQLKSEIYDPFDPTGSDSSPPSSSPESLGPGLLPSEITRTISINSPKAPAFQTVRCVTSYRVESIFETEMGPEPQPPSEPVSGILGKGPAEGTSDLEQEGLGEIDPTEIQGSTARTQRPSPPDPWDDEDEVSCTPFFGSEERTVTCVTVEEPGVPPSLDAPQITTHRIVEFRASSRSRSTSSSRSRKKTKKKKKKVAREHQRTRSSTRSGSRDRTSRSVSPVAEEHTKRHRAKTKSRRSSSDRASSQDRAKRRKDRDDRDREHRRGSWGHGRCWRKSRSRSGSPGSSSCEYHESRRRKRRHSGSRSRGRDCSPHSSLERDRRHKHRERSRERMDKKESVTRSRERRRWRSRSPSLEHRPRRPHSREKRPHSPEKKGPVREVSPVPATQEESRQDVDHSAKPPVSEVSVLPEVVSVLPEVVVADLNPPEVPPVLTEPVACVPEDLDYGDSVEAGHVFEDFSNEAIFIQLDDMSSPPSPESTDSSPERDFPPNPILPPASLPQDSTLPTIQREVLPIHSEDISKPVPQALAPSDQSLLRQDTVETTTTTPSAPAVMPMTKDGPVLSASGWEAVRPRDAMAQAPLLRSRTLVKRVTWNLQEAERSPPALDRDPRLTTRHPHSLSVGSSGTPLQRPQRPQEGDWDAEDRALIGFQQAPFSELPPPIHVLQESGLPDADPSQPPGAPRAEGLPAVGTLHSAGGILAQVYSPNMPPPLAQPSSILPYALVSQPSVQLILQGTLPLAGCGTAQSLAPVPTIPATVSELAVPTTNNSEEGTATPKTPAEKTKKEEYMKKLHMQERAVEEVKLAIKPFYQKREVTKEEYKDILRKAVQKICHSKSGEINPVKVANLVKAYVDKYRHMRRHKKTEGGEEPPTQGAET
- the Phrf1 gene encoding PHD and RING finger domain-containing protein 1 isoform X2, which gives rise to MDDDNLNELVAHSPGPDGPPQVGSSELASDAESSNGQSGVSEDDTGSEQDDDTDGEETEGLSEEEDPEDRSGSEDSEDGVEMATAAGETQGKLEAISAPNSDDDAESCPICLNAFRDQAVGTPETCAHYFCLDCIIEWSRNANSCPVDRTVFKCICIRAQFNGKILKKIPVENTRACEAEEEDPTFCEVCGRSDREDRLLLCDGCDAGYHMECLDPPLQEVPVDEWFCPECAVPGVDPTHDAAPVSDEEVSLLLADVVPTTSRLRPRVGRTRAIARTRQSERVRATVNRNRISSARRVQHVPRYLMSSLLDETIEAVATGLSTAVYQRPLTPRVPAKRKRKAGRRKKVLGRRKTRSRSSVKSKNGSTRTKKRQHRVRKTKGRKLKNEVTARSRIARTLGLRRPVRGTSMPSVYKPVDPSLGLMRADIGAASLSLFGDPYELDPFDSNEEQSADLPSPLSAKRRVLSRSALQSHQPVARPVAMGLSRRQLPSVAPEPSVEEAPVPDLLGSILSGQSLLMMSSADVVIHRDGSLSAKRAAPVSLQRSSVTQSREESRLRDNPQPGTLPSESASGGLLGDRQPNSGLSCGDRTALRCLPARIVQTPVRSDPLLTPRSGLSGTLSDANRPSRTHSSSPRLNGSNVRVGSASAKIVTHSSFPSKNTASGLPPRTGPRRPDFSKLPRIPKLHRDGSNSTQDQAPASRQIVELPSTCISRLTGREGPGQPGRVDNEPSSRGPQETGSHTSGSRPPAPSSHGSLAPLGPSRGKGIGSSFESFRINIPGNTAHCSQLSSPGFCNTFRPVDSKVQRKENPSPLFSIKKPKQLKSEIYDPFDPTGSDSSPPSSSPESLGPGLLPSEITRTISINSPKAPAFQTVRCVTSYRVESIFETEMGPEPQPPSEPVSGILGKGPAEGTSDLEQEGLGEIDPTEIQGSTARTQRPSPPDPWDDEDEVSCTPFFGSEERTVTCVTVEEPGVPPSLDAPQITTHRIVEFRASSRSRSTSSSRSRKKTKKKKKKVAREHQRTRSSTRSGSRDRTSRSVSPVAEEHTKRHRAKTKSRRSSSDRASSQDRAKRRKDRDDRDREHRRGSWGHGRCWRKSRSRSGSPGSSSCEYHESRRRKRRHSGSRSRGRDCSPHSSLERDRRHKHRERSRERMDKKESVTRSRERRRWRSRSPSLEHRPRRPHSREKRPHSPEKKGPVREVSPVPATQEESRQDVDHSAKPPVSEVSVLPEVVSVLPEVVVADLNPPEVPPVLTEPVACVPEDLDYGDSVEAGHVFEDFSNEAIFIQLDDMSSPPSPESTDSSPERDFPPNPILPPASLPQDSTLPTIQREVLPIHSEDISKPVPQALAPSDQSLLRQDTVETTTTTPSAPAVMPMTKDGPVLSASGWEAVRPRDAMAQAPLLRSRTLVKRVTWNLQEAERSPPALDRDPRLTTRHPHSLSVGSSGTPLQRPQRPQEGDWDAEDRALIGFQQAPFSELPPPIHVLQESGLPDADPSQPPGAPRAEGLPAVGTLHSAGGILAQVYSPNMPPPLAQPSSILPYALVSQPSVQLILQGTLPLAGCGTAQSLAPVPTIPATVSELAVPTTNNSEEGTATPKTPAEKTKKEEYMKKLHMQERAVEEVKLAIKPFYQKREVTKEEYKDILRKAVQKICHSKSGEINPVKVANLVKAYVDKYRHMRRHKKTEGGEEPPTQGAET